A single window of Achromobacter xylosoxidans DNA harbors:
- a CDS encoding acetyl-CoA C-acetyltransferase — translation MAFKPVYVVDGARTPFLKARSGPGPFAAGDLAVQAGRGLLLRQPYAPTDLDEVIVGCAAPSADEVNIGRVIALRLGCGNKVPGWTVMRNCASGMQALDSAIANIQTGRSQLVLAGGTDALSHAPVLFSDDMVRWLASWYAARGIGARLATLGRLRLRHLAPVIGLLKGLTDPVVGLSMGQTAENVATRFGISRQAMDAYSAQSHARALAGRANGAFAEITPLIDTQGKLYPDDDGVREDSTPEKLARLKPVFDKPWGNITAGNSSQVTDGAAMLVLASEEAVRRWNLRPLGRIVDSQWAGLDPAMMGLGPVHAATPILQRHGLGLNDLDLWEINEAFAAQVLGCLAAWQDEAYCQEHFGTPAWGALDPARLNVDGGAIAIGHPVGASGARIVLHLLEALKRRGARRGMAAICIGGGLGGAMLVETLENR, via the coding sequence ATGGCATTCAAACCGGTATACGTGGTCGACGGCGCCCGCACCCCTTTCCTGAAAGCGCGCTCGGGCCCCGGCCCATTCGCGGCCGGCGACCTGGCGGTGCAGGCCGGACGCGGCCTGTTGTTGCGCCAGCCCTATGCGCCCACGGACCTGGACGAGGTCATCGTGGGCTGCGCCGCGCCCTCGGCCGACGAAGTCAACATCGGCCGCGTGATCGCCCTGCGCCTGGGTTGCGGCAACAAGGTGCCGGGCTGGACGGTGATGCGCAACTGCGCGTCCGGCATGCAGGCCCTGGATTCCGCCATCGCCAACATCCAGACCGGCCGCTCGCAGCTGGTGCTGGCCGGCGGCACCGACGCCCTGTCGCACGCGCCGGTGCTGTTCTCGGACGACATGGTGCGCTGGCTGGCCAGCTGGTACGCGGCCCGCGGCATCGGCGCCAGGCTCGCCACGCTCGGCCGGTTGCGCCTGCGCCACCTGGCGCCGGTGATCGGCCTGCTCAAGGGCCTGACCGACCCCGTGGTGGGCCTGTCCATGGGCCAGACCGCCGAGAACGTCGCCACCCGCTTCGGCATCAGCCGCCAGGCCATGGACGCCTATTCGGCGCAGAGCCACGCGCGCGCGCTGGCCGGGCGCGCCAACGGCGCCTTCGCCGAGATCACGCCGCTGATCGACACCCAGGGCAAGCTGTACCCGGACGACGACGGCGTGCGCGAGGACTCCACGCCCGAAAAGCTGGCCAGGCTCAAGCCGGTGTTCGACAAGCCCTGGGGCAACATCACCGCCGGCAACAGCTCGCAGGTCACCGACGGCGCCGCGATGCTGGTGCTGGCCTCCGAGGAAGCGGTGCGGCGCTGGAACCTGCGACCGCTGGGCCGCATCGTCGACAGCCAGTGGGCCGGCCTGGATCCGGCCATGATGGGCCTGGGGCCGGTGCATGCCGCCACGCCGATCCTGCAACGCCACGGCCTGGGCCTGAATGACCTGGACTTGTGGGAGATCAACGAAGCCTTCGCCGCGCAGGTGCTAGGCTGCCTGGCCGCCTGGCAGGACGAGGCCTATTGCCAGGAACACTTCGGCACGCCGGCGTGGGGCGCGCTCGACCCGGCCCGCCTGAACGTGGACGGCGGCGCCATCGCCATCGGCCATCCAGTCGGCGCCTCGGGCGCCCGCATCGTGCTGCACCTGCTGGAGGCGCTCAAGCGCCGCGGCGCGCGGCGCGGCATGGCCGCCATCTGCATCGGCGGCGGCCTGGGTGGCGCGATGCTGGTCGAAACCTTGGAGAACCGCTAA
- a CDS encoding acyl-CoA dehydrogenase, which translates to MNAVIVALVVIALLAVVLLGVRPVRRALLSAPIFNLYRKVLPQMSDTERDALEAGTVWWEGELFRGRPDWKRMLAYPRPRLTDEEQHFLDHQAEEACRMVNDWNITQERFDLPAEVWDYLKRSGFLGMIIPKEYGGLAFSAYAHSEIVTKLSTRSSALAVSVMVPNSLGPAELLLHYGTEEQKNHYLPRLARGEEVPAFALTSPWAGSDAAAIPDSGIVCKGEWQGREVIGMRVSWDKRYITLAPVCTLLGLAFRLYDPDGLLGGRKDIGITCALVPHDHPGVDTGRRHFPLNAMFMNGPTRGQDVFMPLDFIIGGPAMAGQGWRMLMECLAAGRSISLPSSNTGMSKLTARAVGGYARVRSQFRTPVGKFEGVEEALARIGGHTYMMDAARSMTAGAVDLGEKPSVVSAIVKYHVTERARQVVNDGMDVIGGKGICLGPSNFLGRAYQQIPIGITVEGANILTRSLIIFGQGAIRCHPYVLAEMRAAQSPDRRQGLDDFDRAFWGHVGFVARNKLRALGTALTGGRFVGIDADVAPEMKRYYQLLSRYSAAFALLADTSMLVLGGSLKRRERLSARLGDILSQMYLASAALKRFEDEGRQSADAPLVHWSVQDALFRLQDAIDGVLENYPNRLVAWSLRRIVFPWGRPQSLPSDQLGQDVARLLINPGATRDRLTAGCHLPATADEPVGAIEQALAATLEAEPIESKIREFEKSGALEGNPQANVRDLADAVFAAGGITAEEYAVVKRRNTLRDTVVKVDDFPFDLGITGAVKPVAERKAA; encoded by the coding sequence ATGAACGCAGTCATCGTCGCGCTGGTCGTCATCGCGCTGCTGGCCGTCGTCCTGCTGGGCGTGCGCCCGGTCAGGCGGGCCTTGCTGTCGGCGCCGATCTTCAATCTCTACCGCAAGGTGCTGCCGCAGATGTCGGACACCGAGCGCGACGCGCTCGAGGCCGGCACGGTGTGGTGGGAGGGCGAGCTGTTCCGCGGCCGCCCCGACTGGAAGCGCATGCTGGCCTATCCGCGCCCGCGCCTGACCGACGAGGAACAGCATTTCCTCGACCACCAGGCCGAAGAGGCCTGCCGCATGGTCAACGACTGGAACATCACGCAGGAACGCTTCGACCTGCCCGCCGAAGTCTGGGACTATCTCAAGCGCAGCGGCTTCCTGGGCATGATCATCCCCAAGGAATACGGCGGCCTGGCCTTCTCGGCCTATGCCCACTCCGAGATCGTGACCAAGCTGTCGACGCGCTCGTCGGCGCTGGCGGTGTCGGTGATGGTGCCCAACTCGCTCGGCCCCGCCGAGCTGCTGCTGCACTACGGCACCGAGGAACAGAAGAACCACTACCTGCCGCGCCTGGCGCGCGGCGAGGAAGTGCCGGCCTTCGCGCTGACCAGCCCCTGGGCCGGTTCCGATGCCGCCGCCATCCCCGACAGCGGCATCGTCTGCAAGGGCGAATGGCAGGGCCGCGAAGTGATCGGCATGCGCGTCAGCTGGGACAAGCGCTACATCACGCTGGCGCCGGTCTGCACGCTGCTGGGCCTGGCCTTCCGCCTGTACGACCCGGACGGCCTGCTGGGCGGCAGGAAGGACATCGGCATCACCTGCGCGCTGGTGCCGCACGACCATCCGGGCGTGGACACCGGCCGCCGCCACTTCCCGCTGAACGCCATGTTCATGAACGGCCCGACCCGCGGCCAGGACGTGTTCATGCCGCTGGACTTCATCATCGGCGGCCCGGCCATGGCCGGCCAGGGCTGGCGCATGCTGATGGAATGCCTGGCGGCCGGCCGCTCGATCTCGCTGCCGTCGTCCAACACCGGCATGTCCAAGCTGACGGCCCGCGCGGTCGGCGGCTACGCCCGCGTGCGCAGCCAGTTCCGCACCCCGGTCGGCAAGTTCGAGGGGGTCGAGGAAGCGCTGGCCCGCATCGGCGGCCACACCTACATGATGGACGCCGCGCGCAGCATGACCGCCGGCGCCGTCGACCTGGGCGAGAAGCCCTCGGTGGTGTCGGCCATCGTCAAGTACCACGTCACCGAACGCGCGCGCCAGGTCGTCAACGACGGCATGGACGTGATCGGCGGCAAGGGCATCTGCCTGGGGCCGTCCAACTTCCTGGGCCGCGCCTACCAGCAGATCCCCATCGGCATCACCGTGGAAGGCGCCAACATCCTGACCCGCAGCCTGATCATCTTCGGCCAGGGCGCGATCCGCTGCCATCCCTACGTGCTGGCCGAGATGCGCGCGGCGCAGTCGCCCGACCGCAGGCAGGGGCTGGATGATTTCGACCGCGCCTTCTGGGGCCACGTCGGCTTTGTCGCGCGCAACAAGCTGCGCGCGCTGGGCACCGCCCTGACCGGCGGCCGCTTCGTCGGCATCGACGCCGACGTCGCGCCCGAAATGAAGCGCTACTACCAGTTGCTGAGCCGCTATTCGGCCGCCTTCGCGCTGCTGGCCGACACTTCGATGCTGGTGCTGGGCGGCAGCCTCAAGCGCCGCGAGCGCCTGTCGGCGCGCCTGGGCGACATCCTGTCGCAGATGTACCTGGCCAGCGCCGCGCTCAAGCGCTTCGAGGACGAAGGCCGCCAGAGCGCCGACGCGCCGCTGGTGCACTGGTCGGTGCAGGATGCGCTGTTCCGCCTGCAGGACGCCATCGACGGCGTGCTGGAAAACTATCCCAACCGCCTGGTGGCGTGGAGCCTGCGCCGCATCGTCTTCCCCTGGGGCCGGCCGCAGTCGCTGCCGTCCGATCAGCTGGGCCAGGACGTGGCGCGATTGCTCATCAACCCCGGCGCGACCCGCGACCGCCTGACCGCCGGCTGCCACCTGCCCGCGACCGCCGACGAACCGGTCGGCGCGATCGAACAGGCGCTGGCCGCCACGCTCGAAGCCGAACCGATCGAATCGAAGATCCGCGAATTCGAGAAAAGCGGCGCGCTCGAAGGCAACCCGCAGGCCAACGTGCGCGACCTGGCCGACGCCGTCTTTGCCGCCGGCGGCATCACCGCCGAAGAATATGCGGTGGTCAAGCGCCGGAATACCTTGCGCGACACCGTGGTGAAAGTGGATGATTTCCCTTTTGATCTCGGCATCACCGGCGCGGTCAAGCCCGTGGCCGAACGCAAGGCGGCCTGA
- a CDS encoding OmpP1/FadL family transporter: MSRRSLSLSTLSAIVVGLGATSAAHGAGFQLLEQNASGLGNAYAGSAANPENASIIYYNPAGMTYLPGINVSGGVNLIKPSFKFSDNGDSRNPTALGGTRPTGGDGGDAGNLGVVPNLYGSWQLSEKWFIGLGIGAPFGLMTEYDDGWAGQYHSNKFEIKTININPSIAYKVNEKFSMGFGVNWQHIDANYKKKTVVPVALPGGRTVFTNGDADLNLKGDAWGWNVGFMLQPTEDTRIGLSYRSKIKHTAKGDTDIDHIGPTGQSVSFDAKASVDLPDTLILSATHQLNEKWELLGDISWTGWSSIPDLKIRNSGTGARDDDLPLNFRDTWRIAVGTTYKFAPDWKWKFGLAYDQSPVHKAEDRPTSLPDNDRYWFSTGVQWQATKSTTLDLGYTYLYLRKTDIDTTSGNALTKGRVAGTYDSSGHIFGLQLSSRF; the protein is encoded by the coding sequence ATGAGCAGACGTTCATTGTCCCTGAGCACCCTGTCCGCCATTGTGGTCGGCCTGGGCGCCACCAGCGCCGCCCACGGCGCCGGCTTTCAGCTCCTGGAGCAGAATGCCAGCGGCCTGGGCAACGCTTATGCGGGCTCGGCGGCAAATCCGGAAAACGCCAGCATCATCTACTACAACCCCGCAGGCATGACCTACCTGCCCGGCATCAATGTCTCGGGCGGCGTCAACCTGATCAAGCCGTCGTTCAAGTTCTCGGACAACGGTGACAGCCGCAATCCCACCGCGCTGGGCGGCACCCGCCCCACCGGCGGCGACGGCGGCGACGCCGGCAACCTGGGGGTCGTGCCCAACCTCTACGGCTCGTGGCAGCTGAGCGAAAAGTGGTTCATCGGCCTGGGCATCGGCGCGCCGTTCGGCCTCATGACCGAGTACGACGACGGCTGGGCCGGCCAATACCACTCGAACAAGTTCGAGATCAAGACGATCAACATCAATCCCTCGATCGCCTACAAGGTCAACGAGAAATTCTCGATGGGCTTCGGCGTGAACTGGCAGCACATCGACGCCAACTACAAGAAGAAGACCGTGGTGCCCGTGGCCCTGCCCGGCGGCCGCACGGTCTTCACCAACGGCGACGCCGACCTCAACCTGAAGGGCGATGCCTGGGGCTGGAACGTGGGCTTCATGCTGCAACCCACCGAAGACACCCGCATCGGCCTGTCGTACCGTTCCAAGATCAAGCACACCGCCAAGGGCGACACCGATATCGACCACATCGGCCCCACCGGCCAGTCGGTCTCGTTCGACGCCAAGGCCTCGGTCGACCTGCCCGATACGCTGATCCTGAGCGCCACCCATCAGCTCAACGAGAAGTGGGAACTGCTGGGCGACATCTCGTGGACCGGCTGGAGCAGCATCCCCGACCTGAAGATCCGCAACTCCGGCACCGGCGCGCGCGATGACGACCTGCCGCTGAACTTCCGCGACACCTGGCGCATCGCCGTGGGCACGACCTACAAGTTCGCGCCGGACTGGAAGTGGAAGTTCGGCCTGGCCTACGATCAATCGCCGGTCCACAAGGCCGAGGACCGGCCCACCTCGCTGCCCGACAACGACCGCTACTGGTTCTCGACGGGCGTGCAGTGGCAGGCCACCAAGAGCACCACGCTGGACCTGGGCTATACCTATCTGTACCTGCGCAAGACGGATATCGACACCACGTCCGGCAACGCGCTGACGAAGGGCCGCGTCGCGGGCACCTATGACAGCAGCGGCCACATCTTCGGCCTGCAGCTGTCGTCCCGCTTCTAG
- a CDS encoding 3-hydroxyacyl-CoA dehydrogenase NAD-binding domain-containing protein, whose amino-acid sequence MNALETLSHWRLERDPDGLAWLTFDRAGSAVNALSADTMAELATVLDALDAQPPKGLVIRSGKATGFIVGADVNEFAELNTPEQGRALVARGWNLFNRLAAVRYPTLALIQGHCLGGGLELALACRYRLVEDAPGASLALPEVMLGIFPGWGGMLRLPAVIGAPAALDMMLTGRGADARRAAALGLVDARVPTRLLQAAARGMVLSGKPPRRARGLGAWLNRWPLKAVAANRARKQVAAKDPLGHYPAAPAIIELWEKHGGNALQAPALIDTIIASDTARNLLRVFRLQERLKANGRQAGIAPVRHVHVVGAGVMGGDIAAWCALKGLTVTLQDQDMTRIAPAIKRAAALFSRRLKDRRAARAAFDRLVPDPAGGGVPLADVVIEAISENPEAKRGLYQSLEPRMKADALLATNTSSLSLETLGAGLARPERLVGIHFFNPVAKMPLVEVVHADGTAADTLARASAFVGQIGKLALPVRSAPGFLVNAVLAPYMLQAMRSVDEGVSPAAVDAAMVAFGMPMGPLELADTVGLDIARAAGQELAGGAEPPRCLAEKLARGDLGKKSGRGFYTWRDGKPVKDGQGAARAPAGLAERLIQPLVDATRERVEAGVVADADLADAGVIFGTGFAPFTGGPLHYQSSRSA is encoded by the coding sequence ATGAACGCGCTGGAGACGCTCTCGCACTGGCGCCTGGAGCGCGACCCCGACGGCCTGGCGTGGCTGACGTTCGACCGCGCCGGCAGCGCCGTCAACGCCCTGTCGGCCGACACCATGGCGGAACTGGCGACGGTGCTGGACGCGCTCGACGCCCAGCCGCCCAAGGGCCTGGTGATCCGTTCCGGCAAGGCCACCGGCTTCATCGTCGGCGCCGACGTCAATGAATTCGCCGAACTGAACACGCCGGAGCAGGGCCGCGCCCTGGTGGCGCGTGGCTGGAACCTGTTCAACCGCCTGGCGGCGGTGCGCTACCCGACGCTGGCGCTGATCCAGGGCCACTGCCTGGGCGGCGGCCTGGAGCTGGCGCTGGCCTGCCGCTACCGCCTGGTGGAAGACGCGCCCGGCGCCTCGCTGGCGCTGCCGGAAGTCATGCTGGGCATCTTCCCCGGCTGGGGCGGCATGCTGCGCCTGCCCGCCGTGATCGGCGCGCCGGCCGCGCTCGACATGATGCTGACCGGCCGCGGCGCCGATGCGCGCCGCGCGGCGGCGCTGGGCCTGGTGGATGCGCGCGTGCCGACCCGCCTGCTGCAGGCGGCGGCGCGCGGCATGGTGCTGTCGGGCAAGCCGCCGCGGCGCGCGCGCGGCCTGGGCGCCTGGCTGAACCGCTGGCCGCTCAAGGCGGTGGCCGCCAACCGCGCCCGCAAGCAGGTCGCCGCCAAGGACCCGCTGGGCCACTACCCGGCCGCGCCGGCCATCATCGAACTCTGGGAAAAGCACGGCGGCAACGCCTTGCAGGCGCCCGCGCTGATCGACACCATCATCGCTTCGGACACCGCCCGCAACCTGCTGCGCGTGTTCCGGCTGCAGGAACGCCTGAAGGCCAACGGCCGCCAGGCCGGCATCGCCCCGGTGCGCCACGTGCACGTGGTCGGCGCCGGCGTGATGGGCGGCGACATCGCCGCCTGGTGCGCGCTCAAGGGCCTGACCGTGACACTGCAGGACCAGGACATGACCCGCATCGCGCCCGCCATCAAACGCGCCGCGGCCCTGTTCTCGCGCCGCCTGAAGGACCGCCGCGCGGCCCGCGCCGCCTTCGACCGGCTGGTGCCCGATCCCGCCGGCGGCGGCGTGCCGCTGGCCGACGTGGTGATCGAGGCCATCAGCGAGAACCCCGAGGCCAAGCGCGGCTTGTACCAGTCGCTGGAGCCGCGCATGAAGGCCGACGCGCTGCTGGCCACCAACACCTCCAGCCTGTCGCTGGAAACGCTGGGCGCCGGCCTGGCGCGGCCCGAGCGGCTGGTCGGCATCCACTTCTTCAACCCCGTGGCCAAGATGCCGCTGGTGGAAGTGGTGCATGCGGACGGCACCGCCGCCGACACGCTGGCGCGCGCCAGCGCCTTCGTCGGCCAGATCGGCAAGCTGGCCCTGCCGGTGCGCAGCGCGCCCGGCTTCCTGGTCAACGCCGTGCTGGCGCCCTACATGCTGCAGGCCATGCGCAGCGTCGACGAAGGCGTGTCGCCCGCCGCCGTGGACGCGGCCATGGTGGCGTTCGGCATGCCCATGGGGCCGCTGGAACTGGCCGACACCGTCGGCCTGGACATCGCCCGCGCGGCGGGCCAGGAACTGGCCGGCGGCGCCGAGCCGCCGCGCTGCCTGGCCGAGAAGCTGGCGCGCGGCGACCTGGGCAAGAAGAGCGGCCGCGGCTTCTACACCTGGCGCGACGGCAAACCGGTAAAGGACGGCCAGGGCGCCGCCCGCGCGCCGGCCGGCCTGGCCGAACGCCTGATCCAGCCCTTGGTGGACGCCACCCGCGAGCGGGTCGAGGCCGGCGTGGTGGCCGATGCCGACCTGGCCGACGCCGGCGTGATTTTCGGGACCGGGTTCGCGCCGTTCACGGGCGGACCCCTGCATTACCAGAGCAGTCGCAGTGCGTAG
- a CDS encoding 3-hydroxyacyl-CoA dehydrogenase/enoyl-CoA hydratase family protein, whose amino-acid sequence MSKFVVKHVAVLGAGVMGAQIAAHLANAGVPVTLFDLAAPEGDRNGIVKKALAGLKKLEPAPLASASRLALITPANYDDHIEQLRGCDLIIEAIAERMDWKTALYERIAPHVAPGAIIASNTSGLSIDALANALPAALRDRFCGIHFFNPPRYMRLVEIIATAHTQAPVLDQLETWLTSTLGKGVIRALDTPNFVANRIGVFSILAAMHHTQRLGLGFDEVDALTGPRIGRPKSATYRTADVVGLDTLAHVVGTMDKNLPDDPWHRYFTLPAWLSALIAKGALGQKSGAGVYRKAGREIQVLDLQAQDYRPSAGKLADEVAALLKERDPARRFAALRASDHPQAQFLWSLFRDIFHYSAAQLGQVADNARDLDLAMRWGFGWAQGPFETWQAAGWQAIARAVAEDIAAGRAMSDAPLPAWALEPDRQGVHTPAGSYSARSGKLHPRSALPVYRRQLFPERVFGEGPDDRGTTVWENEGVRLWNLPEVDAGIAILSVTSKNHTLGAEVLEGILQAVARAEREFDGLVIWHDAPFAVGANLQQVSEACAAGQWDMLEATVEKFQRTSQAFKYAQIPTVAAVQGMALGGGCEFLMHASHRVLALESYIGLVEAGVGLIPAGGGSKEFAGRAAALAAKTATPGEVFPFLQPVFQTIAMARVAKSAIEAVDLGFAREQDIVLFHPGELLFVAIGQARAAATAGYAPPPRLQDVPVAGRNGIANFEMVLVNMREGGMISAHDYRVARSAAVALCGGEVETGAKVDEEWLLAVERKEFVALLRTPETQARIRHTLDTGKPLRN is encoded by the coding sequence TTGAGCAAGTTCGTCGTCAAACACGTCGCCGTGCTGGGTGCCGGCGTCATGGGCGCGCAGATCGCCGCCCACCTGGCCAACGCCGGCGTGCCCGTCACGCTGTTCGACCTTGCGGCGCCCGAAGGCGACCGCAACGGCATCGTCAAGAAGGCGCTGGCCGGCCTGAAGAAGCTCGAGCCCGCGCCGCTGGCCAGCGCCTCGCGCCTGGCCCTGATCACCCCGGCCAACTACGACGACCATATCGAACAGCTGCGCGGCTGCGACCTGATCATCGAAGCCATCGCCGAGCGCATGGACTGGAAGACGGCGCTGTACGAGCGCATCGCGCCGCACGTCGCGCCCGGCGCCATCATCGCCTCCAATACCTCCGGCCTGTCGATCGACGCGCTGGCCAACGCCCTGCCGGCCGCGCTGCGCGACCGCTTCTGCGGCATCCATTTCTTCAATCCGCCGCGCTACATGCGGCTGGTGGAAATCATCGCCACCGCGCACACCCAGGCGCCGGTGCTGGACCAGCTCGAGACCTGGCTGACCTCCACCCTGGGCAAGGGCGTGATCCGCGCGCTCGACACGCCCAACTTCGTGGCCAACCGCATCGGCGTGTTCTCGATCCTGGCGGCCATGCACCACACCCAGCGCCTGGGCCTGGGCTTTGACGAGGTCGACGCCCTCACCGGCCCCAGGATCGGCCGCCCCAAGAGCGCCACCTACCGCACCGCCGACGTGGTCGGCCTGGACACGCTGGCCCACGTGGTCGGCACCATGGACAAGAACCTGCCCGACGATCCCTGGCACCGCTATTTCACGTTGCCCGCCTGGCTGTCGGCCCTGATCGCCAAGGGCGCGCTGGGCCAGAAGAGCGGCGCCGGCGTCTACCGCAAGGCCGGCCGCGAAATCCAGGTACTGGACCTGCAGGCGCAGGACTACCGCCCCAGCGCCGGCAAGCTGGCCGACGAGGTCGCCGCCCTGCTCAAGGAACGCGATCCGGCCAGGCGCTTCGCCGCGCTGCGCGCCAGCGACCATCCGCAGGCCCAGTTCCTGTGGAGCCTGTTCCGCGACATCTTCCACTACAGCGCGGCGCAGCTCGGCCAGGTGGCCGACAACGCCCGTGACCTGGACCTGGCCATGCGCTGGGGCTTCGGCTGGGCCCAGGGCCCGTTCGAGACCTGGCAGGCCGCCGGCTGGCAGGCCATCGCCCGCGCCGTGGCCGAGGACATCGCCGCCGGCCGCGCCATGAGCGACGCGCCGCTGCCGGCCTGGGCCCTGGAGCCCGACCGCCAGGGCGTGCACACGCCCGCCGGCTCGTATTCGGCGCGCAGCGGCAAGCTGCACCCGCGCTCGGCGCTGCCGGTCTACCGGCGCCAGCTGTTCCCCGAGCGCGTGTTCGGCGAAGGCCCCGACGACCGCGGCACCACGGTGTGGGAAAACGAAGGCGTGCGCCTGTGGAACCTGCCCGAGGTCGACGCCGGCATCGCCATCCTGTCGGTCACGTCCAAGAACCACACGCTGGGCGCCGAGGTGCTGGAAGGCATCCTGCAGGCCGTGGCGCGCGCCGAGCGCGAGTTCGACGGCCTGGTGATCTGGCATGACGCCCCGTTCGCCGTGGGCGCCAACCTGCAGCAGGTGTCCGAAGCCTGCGCCGCCGGCCAATGGGACATGCTGGAAGCCACCGTCGAGAAGTTCCAGCGCACCTCGCAGGCCTTCAAGTACGCGCAGATCCCCACCGTGGCGGCCGTGCAGGGCATGGCGCTGGGCGGCGGCTGCGAATTCCTGATGCATGCCTCGCACCGCGTGCTGGCGCTGGAAAGCTACATCGGCCTGGTCGAGGCCGGCGTCGGCCTGATCCCGGCCGGCGGCGGCAGCAAGGAATTCGCCGGCCGCGCCGCGGCGCTGGCGGCGAAGACGGCCACGCCCGGCGAGGTGTTCCCGTTCCTGCAACCGGTGTTCCAGACCATCGCCATGGCGCGGGTCGCCAAGAGCGCCATCGAGGCCGTGGACCTGGGCTTCGCGCGCGAGCAGGACATCGTGCTGTTCCATCCGGGCGAGCTGCTGTTCGTGGCCATCGGCCAGGCGCGCGCCGCCGCCACCGCCGGCTACGCGCCGCCGCCGCGCCTGCAGGACGTGCCCGTGGCCGGCCGCAACGGCATCGCCAACTTCGAGATGGTGCTGGTCAACATGCGCGAAGGCGGCATGATCAGCGCCCACGACTACCGCGTGGCCCGCAGCGCCGCCGTCGCGCTTTGCGGCGGCGAGGTCGAGACCGGCGCCAAGGTCGACGAGGAATGGCTGCTGGCGGTCGAACGCAAGGAGTTCGTGGCGCTGCTGCGCACGCCCGAGACCCAGGCCCGCATCCGACACACGCTCGACACGGGCAAGCCATTGCGGAACTGA
- a CDS encoding TetR/AcrR family transcriptional regulator codes for MQELRSSSTRESILDTAEALFAQQGHDGTSMRQITGAAGVNLASVNYHFGSKESLVQAVLKRRLEVLNRERLRLLDELEAQAQGKPLKPSQIVDAFFGTLLRLAADPEQAGSTFLPLLERTMTDPAGFIRALFAEEYADVLERYRNAFFAALPDVPRAEIVWRFQFMLGATSYAIIGTDLLRSVTGWTLDEAEQPDNPELLLPRLMSFLLGGLRAPLPQHPAT; via the coding sequence ATGCAAGAACTCAGATCCTCCAGCACCCGCGAATCGATCCTCGACACCGCCGAAGCGCTGTTCGCGCAGCAGGGCCACGACGGCACGTCCATGCGACAGATCACCGGCGCGGCCGGCGTCAACCTGGCATCGGTCAACTATCACTTCGGCTCCAAGGAGTCGCTGGTGCAGGCCGTGCTCAAGCGCCGCCTGGAAGTCCTGAACCGCGAACGGCTGCGCCTGCTCGACGAACTTGAAGCCCAGGCCCAGGGCAAACCGCTCAAGCCGTCGCAGATCGTCGACGCCTTCTTCGGCACGCTGCTGCGCCTGGCGGCCGATCCGGAGCAGGCCGGCAGCACTTTCCTGCCACTGCTCGAGCGCACCATGACCGACCCGGCCGGCTTCATCCGCGCGCTGTTCGCCGAGGAATACGCCGACGTGCTCGAGCGCTACCGCAATGCCTTCTTCGCCGCCCTGCCCGACGTGCCGCGCGCCGAGATCGTGTGGCGTTTCCAGTTCATGCTGGGCGCCACCTCCTACGCCATCATCGGCACCGACCTGCTGCGCTCGGTGACCGGCTGGACGCTGGACGAAGCCGAGCAACCCGACAACCCCGAGCTGCTGCTGCCCCGCCTGATGAGCTTCCTGCTCGGCGGCCTGCGCGCTCCCCTGCCGCAGCATCCCGCCACTTAG